One genomic region from Marinomonas maritima encodes:
- the pcaF gene encoding 3-oxoadipyl-CoA thiolase, protein MTDALIIDAIRTPIGRYGGALSKVRADDLGAIPIKSLMDRNPTVDWSKVDDVLYGCANQAGEDNRNVARMSSLLSGLPHSVPGSTINRLCGSGMDAVGLAARTIRAGEAGLMIAGGVESMSRAPFVLGKADQAFSRQADMYDTTIGWRFVNKLMADQYGTHSMPETAENVAEEFNISRADQDLFALRSQQKTAVAQENGRLEKEIIPVVIPQRKGDPIVVSQDEHPRADSSLEALSNLATPFRRDGKGSVTAGNASGVNDGACALLLASEEAASTYGLKARGRVLGMAAAGVEPRIMGIGPAPASKKVLEQVGLTLDDMDVIELNEAFASQGLAVLRELGLADDDARVNPNGGAIALGHPLGMSGARLITTALNELESKNKRYALCTMCIGVGQGIAMVIERLN, encoded by the coding sequence ATGACTGATGCTCTTATTATTGATGCTATCCGTACGCCGATTGGGCGTTACGGTGGTGCGCTTTCTAAAGTCAGGGCAGACGATTTGGGTGCTATTCCAATTAAATCTCTAATGGATCGAAACCCGACGGTTGATTGGTCAAAAGTAGATGATGTCTTGTATGGCTGTGCGAACCAAGCAGGTGAAGACAATCGTAATGTGGCTCGAATGTCTTCTTTGCTTTCAGGGCTTCCACACAGTGTTCCCGGCTCGACGATCAATCGTTTGTGTGGTTCTGGTATGGATGCGGTTGGCTTGGCAGCCAGAACCATTCGTGCGGGTGAAGCGGGTTTGATGATTGCCGGTGGAGTTGAGTCTATGTCACGGGCGCCCTTTGTGCTGGGGAAAGCGGATCAAGCTTTCTCTCGTCAAGCGGACATGTACGACACGACGATCGGTTGGCGCTTTGTTAACAAGTTGATGGCAGATCAATACGGTACGCATTCTATGCCTGAAACCGCTGAAAACGTGGCGGAAGAGTTTAATATTTCCCGCGCAGATCAAGATTTATTCGCTTTGCGCAGTCAGCAAAAAACCGCGGTCGCTCAAGAAAATGGGCGTTTAGAAAAAGAGATTATCCCCGTTGTGATTCCGCAACGTAAAGGTGATCCAATCGTTGTCAGTCAGGATGAGCATCCTCGTGCAGACAGCAGTTTGGAAGCCTTGTCGAATCTTGCTACGCCTTTTCGTCGCGATGGCAAAGGGTCGGTGACAGCAGGTAATGCGTCTGGTGTTAACGACGGCGCTTGTGCCTTGTTATTGGCAAGCGAAGAAGCCGCATCAACTTATGGTTTAAAAGCACGTGGTCGAGTGTTGGGTATGGCGGCGGCAGGAGTTGAGCCTCGTATTATGGGCATTGGTCCCGCTCCAGCGTCTAAGAAGGTACTTGAGCAAGTGGGTCTGACCTTAGATGACATGGATGTTATTGAGTTAAATGAAGCCTTTGCATCGCAAGGGTTGGCGGTGTTGCGAGAGCTTGGCTTGGCGGATGACGATGCCCGCGTTAACCCTAATGGTGGCGCTATTGCGTTAGGTCATCCATTGGGAATGAGTGGTGCGCGGCTTATTACGACGGCGCTAAATGAGTTGGAAAGTAAAAATAAGCGTTATGCCTTGTGCACCATGTGTATTGGCGTTGGGCAGGGGATTGCGATGGTAATTGAGCGACTTAATTAA
- the paaK gene encoding phenylacetate--CoA ligase PaaK gives MDIRSRFNPDQLDPMETASIDELRAHQLERLQWTVRHAYNNVPMYKQRFDQLGLHPDDIKSLDDIAKLPFTTKSDLRDNYPYGMFATPMNQVVRLHASSGTTGKPTVVGYTQNDIDNWANIVARSIRAAGGRKGDMLHNAYGYGLFTGGLGAHYGAERLGCTVIPMSGGQTEKQVRLIQDFQPDIIMVTPSYMLNLLDEMEKQGIDPLGLKLRLGIFGAEPWTQELRRSVEERAGIRAMDIYGLSEIMGPGVAMECAESQDGPTVWEDHFYPEIVDPNTGEVLPDGEMGELVFTSLSKEALPMIRYRTRDLTRLLPGTARRMRRIDKITGRSDDMMIIRGVNVFPTQIEEEVIKVNHFSESYEIHLYRKGNMDGMDVHVELRPDCAGFDEQKINSAINELRHHVKSSVGISINVKLREIGSIARSEGKAKHVYDERISV, from the coding sequence ATGGATATTCGTAGTCGGTTTAATCCAGATCAACTTGATCCAATGGAAACAGCCAGTATTGATGAGTTGCGGGCGCATCAGTTAGAGCGTTTGCAGTGGACTGTTCGTCACGCTTATAACAATGTTCCTATGTATAAACAGCGTTTTGACCAGCTGGGTTTGCATCCTGACGACATTAAATCGTTGGATGACATTGCAAAATTACCTTTCACGACAAAGTCAGACCTACGAGATAATTATCCCTACGGTATGTTTGCAACGCCGATGAATCAAGTGGTTCGCCTTCATGCATCAAGCGGTACAACCGGTAAGCCGACGGTGGTGGGTTACACGCAAAATGACATCGATAATTGGGCCAATATAGTGGCTCGTTCGATTCGTGCTGCGGGCGGGCGTAAAGGCGATATGTTGCACAATGCCTATGGTTACGGCCTGTTTACTGGCGGCTTGGGTGCGCATTATGGCGCCGAGCGTCTTGGTTGTACGGTTATTCCTATGTCTGGTGGGCAGACAGAAAAACAAGTGCGTCTGATTCAGGATTTCCAGCCTGACATTATTATGGTGACGCCCTCTTATATGTTGAATTTACTAGACGAAATGGAAAAGCAAGGTATCGATCCGCTTGGGCTCAAACTGCGCTTGGGAATTTTTGGGGCGGAGCCATGGACTCAAGAATTACGTCGCTCAGTAGAAGAGCGTGCCGGTATTCGGGCGATGGATATTTATGGCTTATCTGAAATTATGGGGCCGGGCGTGGCGATGGAGTGCGCAGAAAGCCAAGATGGCCCAACCGTATGGGAAGACCATTTTTATCCTGAAATTGTCGATCCGAATACGGGTGAGGTGTTGCCAGATGGTGAGATGGGGGAATTGGTATTTACCAGCTTAAGCAAAGAAGCTTTGCCAATGATTCGTTACCGTACGCGGGATTTAACTCGCCTGTTGCCGGGAACCGCTCGCCGTATGCGCCGCATTGATAAAATTACTGGCCGTAGCGACGACATGATGATTATTCGTGGTGTGAACGTCTTTCCCACGCAAATTGAAGAAGAAGTGATTAAAGTAAATCACTTTTCAGAAAGCTATGAAATACATCTGTATCGTAAAGGTAATATGGATGGTATGGATGTGCATGTTGAGCTGCGTCCTGACTGTGCGGGTTTTGATGAGCAAAAAATCAATAGTGCCATTAATGAATTGCGTCACCATGTGAAGTCGTCTGTAGGGATCAGTATTAACGTTAAGCTTAGAGAAATAGGCAGTATAGCTCGTTCAGAGGGTAAGGCTAAGCATGTTTACGATGAGAGAATTTCTGTTTAA
- the paaA gene encoding 1,2-phenylacetyl-CoA epoxidase subunit PaaA codes for MYAQQVETGAKTVKPLAEMGPEEKAFQEKIDAEIKIEAKNWMPDSYRKTLIRQISQHAHSEIVGMLPEGNWVTRAPTLKRKLQLMAKIQDEAGHGLYLYSAMETLGADRDEEIEKLHSGRAKYSSIFNYPTLNWADMGAVGWLVDGAAIVNQVPLQRTSYGPYSRAMIRVCKEESFHQRQGYEILLHMMRHGIQAQKDMVQDAINRLWWPSLMMFGPSDAESPNSAQSLAWKIKRHTNDELRQRFIDQTIPQLELLGCTVPDPDLKWNEERGHYDFGEIQWEEFYEVLKGNGPCNRERLETRRNAIQDGAWVREAAVAHANKKQKQQAAA; via the coding sequence ATGTACGCACAACAAGTTGAAACAGGGGCGAAAACCGTAAAACCCTTAGCTGAAATGGGGCCAGAAGAAAAAGCGTTTCAGGAAAAAATTGATGCCGAGATTAAGATCGAGGCTAAAAACTGGATGCCAGATAGCTACCGTAAAACGTTGATCCGTCAAATTTCCCAGCATGCGCATTCTGAAATTGTGGGTATGTTGCCAGAAGGCAATTGGGTGACCCGCGCGCCTACCTTGAAACGCAAGTTACAACTGATGGCTAAAATTCAGGATGAAGCGGGACATGGTTTGTATTTGTATAGCGCGATGGAAACGCTTGGAGCGGATCGTGATGAAGAAATTGAAAAACTTCATTCCGGCCGTGCTAAGTATTCGAGTATTTTTAACTACCCAACACTTAATTGGGCCGATATGGGCGCTGTGGGTTGGTTGGTCGATGGCGCTGCGATTGTCAATCAGGTCCCCCTTCAGCGTACTTCGTACGGCCCTTATTCCCGTGCCATGATCCGAGTATGCAAAGAAGAAAGCTTTCATCAACGTCAAGGCTACGAAATCCTTTTGCACATGATGCGCCATGGCATCCAAGCACAAAAAGACATGGTGCAAGATGCGATTAATCGCTTGTGGTGGCCATCTTTAATGATGTTTGGCCCAAGTGATGCGGAATCGCCTAACTCTGCGCAATCACTGGCTTGGAAAATCAAACGCCATACCAACGACGAACTGCGTCAACGCTTTATCGACCAAACCATTCCGCAACTAGAGCTATTGGGCTGCACCGTTCCAGACCCTGATTTGAAATGGAATGAAGAGCGTGGTCACTACGATTTTGGTGAGATTCAGTGGGAAGAATTCTACGAGGTTCTCAAAGGCAATGGCCCTTGTAATCGTGAGCGATTGGAAACGCGCCGAAATGCCATTCAAGACGGCGCTTGGGTCCGTGAAGCGGCGGTAGCTCATGCAAACAAAAAACAAAAACAACAGGCTGCTGCCTAA
- the paaB gene encoding 1,2-phenylacetyl-CoA epoxidase subunit PaaB codes for MSEWTLFEVFIRSKHGLNHKHVGSVHAVDAEMAIENARDLYTRRNEGVSIWVMPSALITATASDEKEPLFDPSEDKVYRHASFYELPDEVGHM; via the coding sequence ATGTCTGAATGGACACTTTTTGAAGTATTTATCCGTAGTAAACACGGCCTAAATCACAAGCATGTTGGCAGCGTTCACGCAGTGGATGCCGAAATGGCCATTGAAAACGCCCGTGATCTTTACACCCGTCGAAATGAAGGTGTGAGTATTTGGGTTATGCCATCGGCATTAATCACAGCAACTGCGAGTGATGAGAAAGAGCCTTTATTCGATCCATCGGAAGACAAAGTCTATCGTCATGCCAGCTTTTATGAGCTGCCTGATGAAGTAGGGCATATGTGA
- the paaC gene encoding 1,2-phenylacetyl-CoA epoxidase subunit PaaC — protein MTKYDELTEFLLRLGDSALIQAQRLCELTGRAPALEEEMGMMNVGLDLVGQARNWYEYAAERINDGTDADTLAFRRDERAFRNLLLVEQPNGDFAVTMTKQFFYDAWQFHLLTMLKGANDERIAAIAAKSLKEVTYHLRRSSQWVERLGDGTEESHQRMEKAVDVVWRFTFELVEKNGAELALSESGNIPALTELPEKWLATVNEVFAKATLTVPDAPSTFYLSARTGMHTEHLGMLLAEMQFLQRAYPDASW, from the coding sequence ATGACTAAATACGATGAATTAACCGAATTTTTATTGCGCCTTGGCGATAGCGCCTTGATTCAAGCTCAGCGCTTATGCGAGTTGACAGGTCGTGCTCCAGCGCTTGAAGAAGAAATGGGCATGATGAACGTTGGCCTTGACTTAGTTGGTCAGGCTCGCAATTGGTATGAATACGCCGCTGAGCGAATTAACGACGGTACCGATGCCGATACATTAGCGTTTCGACGTGATGAGCGTGCGTTTCGTAATTTGTTATTGGTAGAGCAGCCTAACGGTGACTTTGCCGTCACCATGACGAAGCAGTTTTTTTATGACGCTTGGCAGTTTCACCTGCTGACCATGCTAAAAGGCGCAAACGATGAACGGATTGCGGCGATTGCAGCGAAGTCACTAAAAGAAGTGACTTACCATTTGCGTCGTTCCTCTCAATGGGTTGAACGCTTAGGTGACGGTACCGAAGAAAGCCATCAGCGTATGGAAAAAGCGGTCGATGTCGTTTGGCGTTTTACCTTTGAACTGGTTGAAAAAAATGGCGCTGAATTGGCGCTGTCTGAATCAGGCAATATTCCAGCGCTGACTGAATTGCCAGAAAAGTGGCTAGCGACAGTAAACGAGGTATTCGCTAAAGCGACGTTAACGGTTCCTGACGCGCCAAGCACTTTCTATTTGAGTGCTCGAACAGGCATGCATACAGAGCATTTGGGGATGTTATTGGCAGAAATGCAGTTCCTACAACGAGCGTATCCTGATGCAAGCTGGTGA
- the paaD gene encoding 1,2-phenylacetyl-CoA epoxidase subunit PaaD, producing the protein MQAGELITTDQQGRSGSETDIQQAYSVLEDVMDPEVPVVSVMDLGIVRDVSWLDGHLYVVVTPTYSGCPATEYIETAIRDALQDAGFSRPKVSQRLAPAWTTDWITKQGRNRLKAYGIAPPVGSSSKRSLLSGITQVECPNCGSEDTEQLSEFGSTACKSLYRCKSCLEPFDYFKCI; encoded by the coding sequence ATGCAAGCTGGTGAGTTAATTACCACTGACCAGCAAGGTCGTTCAGGGAGCGAGACCGATATCCAGCAAGCCTATAGCGTGCTGGAAGACGTCATGGACCCTGAAGTGCCTGTGGTAAGTGTGATGGATCTTGGCATCGTACGTGACGTCAGCTGGTTGGATGGGCACCTTTATGTGGTGGTGACACCAACGTATTCAGGTTGTCCTGCGACGGAATATATCGAAACCGCGATACGCGATGCACTGCAAGATGCCGGTTTTTCACGTCCTAAAGTATCGCAGCGTTTGGCCCCAGCTTGGACAACCGATTGGATTACTAAACAGGGTCGAAATCGCCTTAAAGCCTACGGGATTGCACCGCCTGTTGGGAGCTCAAGTAAGCGCTCTTTGTTGTCGGGAATAACACAAGTTGAATGCCCAAATTGTGGTAGTGAAGACACTGAACAATTAAGTGAATTCGGCTCGACAGCGTGCAAATCCTTGTATCGGTGTAAGTCCTGTTTAGAACCGTTTGATTATTTTAAATGCATTTGA
- the paaE gene encoding 1,2-phenylacetyl-CoA epoxidase subunit PaaE, with protein MNQFHSLTVSDLRRETRDSISLAFDIPEDLAQSYQFKQGQFLTLRTQIDGQEVRRSYSICSGVQDNEMRVAIKRVPDGLFSTFANDSINIGDVLEVMPPLGHFYSELDPVRHGDYLLVAAGSGITPILSIAKTTLATEPHSKVTLLYGNRSTSSTMFRDQLADLKNTYMDRLNLIFVLSREQQDIDLYNGHIDEDKCRALFARWVDVKNLDGAFICGPQSMTEMVKDLLKESGTPEENIHFELFAAEGNERKREQRAQAAANADMSEITVIRDGHAMSFELKQNTENVLNAGNEHGADLPFSCRAGVCSTCKCKVIEGEVDMDISIGLEDYEVEAGYVLSCQSYPVSKKVVLDFDQV; from the coding sequence ATGAATCAATTTCACTCACTTACCGTTTCAGATTTACGTCGTGAAACGCGTGATTCTATTTCGCTCGCTTTTGATATCCCTGAGGATTTAGCGCAGAGCTATCAATTTAAACAAGGTCAATTTTTGACACTGCGTACCCAAATTGATGGGCAAGAAGTACGTCGTTCTTATTCTATTTGCAGTGGCGTTCAAGACAATGAAATGCGAGTGGCCATAAAGCGTGTGCCTGATGGCCTTTTTTCCACCTTTGCTAATGATTCCATTAACATCGGTGATGTTCTTGAGGTTATGCCACCGCTAGGGCATTTCTATTCAGAGCTTGATCCTGTCCGTCATGGTGACTATTTATTGGTTGCCGCAGGCAGTGGGATTACCCCCATTTTGTCTATTGCAAAAACGACCTTGGCCACTGAGCCACACAGTAAAGTCACGCTTTTATATGGTAATCGTTCCACTTCTTCCACCATGTTCCGAGATCAACTTGCCGATCTAAAAAACACTTATATGGATCGTTTGAATCTGATTTTTGTCTTGAGTCGCGAACAACAAGATATCGATTTGTACAACGGCCACATTGATGAAGATAAATGCCGTGCTTTGTTTGCCCGTTGGGTCGATGTGAAAAACCTTGATGGTGCGTTTATTTGTGGACCTCAATCCATGACAGAAATGGTGAAAGACCTTTTAAAAGAGTCCGGTACACCAGAAGAAAATATCCATTTTGAACTGTTTGCTGCCGAAGGTAATGAGCGCAAACGCGAGCAGCGAGCACAAGCAGCTGCCAATGCGGATATGTCGGAAATTACAGTGATTCGTGATGGTCATGCAATGAGCTTTGAGCTTAAACAGAATACCGAAAACGTGCTAAATGCGGGTAACGAGCATGGTGCAGACCTGCCGTTTTCGTGTCGAGCAGGCGTGTGTTCTACCTGTAAATGCAAGGTGATTGAAGGCGAGGTGGACATGGACATTAGTATTGGTCTTGAGGACTACGAAGTGGAAGCGGGTTATGTGCTTTCTTGCCAGTCTTACCCTGTGTCCAAAAAAGTTGTGCTGGATTTTGACCAAGTCTAA
- the paaZ gene encoding phenylacetic acid degradation bifunctional protein PaaZ produces MSQSSILQSSVSQSPVLQSFIAGEWLGNQAGQALASPVNGETIYHTHAETIDFGRSLEFARTKGRAVLMAMDFQSRASCLRDLGKYLLEHKESLYAISLLTGATRNDSWVDIEGGAGTLFAYASVGRRELPSGNLIHEDDAFPLGRDGQFFGSHILVPRQGVAVHINAFNFPIWGMLEKFAANFLAGMPCIVKPATSTSYLTQACVRLMQESGLLPEGSLQLIIGRTGDLLDRLDGQDVVTFTGSASTAAKLKVTPNIINNSIPFNAEADSLNCAILAPDVSVDSPEFDLFIKEVAREMTVKAGQKCTAIRRVLIPENQVQAVSERLTARLAKVSIGDPHLDTVRMGALASFEQKEDVLAQLEQLLKSSQVVYGHQEGFELLGKGSEKGAFVQPTLLLSNDPDAEGGAHDIEAFGPISTLMPYKNIDHAIALAARGKGSLVTTLVTQDPEIARKVVPALAAWHGRVHILNEASSKESTGHGSPLPMLKHGGPGRAGGGEELGGIRGVKHYMQRAAIQGSPTMLSAVTGEYVRGGETYESDVHPFRRYFEDLRIGESLLTHRRTVTETDIVNFGCLSGDHFYMHFDDIAARDSQFEQRIAHGYFVLSAAAGLFVSPGEGPVLANYGLDTLRFITPVPIGDTIRARLTCKRKIDQGKLSPKGEPQGVVVWDVQVTNQHDELVASYDILTLVKKQLD; encoded by the coding sequence ATGAGCCAAAGCTCTATTTTACAAAGCTCAGTTTCACAAAGCCCAGTACTACAAAGTTTTATTGCTGGGGAGTGGTTAGGTAATCAAGCTGGACAAGCATTAGCTAGCCCTGTCAACGGGGAAACGATTTATCACACACACGCTGAAACGATTGATTTTGGCCGTTCACTGGAATTTGCTCGCACCAAAGGCCGCGCTGTTTTGATGGCGATGGATTTTCAGAGTCGCGCGTCTTGTTTGCGCGACTTAGGCAAATATTTACTGGAACATAAAGAATCGTTATACGCTATTTCCTTATTAACGGGTGCGACTCGAAATGATAGCTGGGTAGACATTGAAGGTGGTGCCGGTACGCTGTTTGCCTACGCAAGCGTCGGTCGACGTGAGTTGCCATCTGGTAACCTGATCCACGAAGATGATGCTTTTCCTTTAGGTCGTGATGGTCAGTTTTTCGGTTCGCATATTTTGGTGCCTCGCCAAGGTGTTGCTGTACATATCAATGCTTTTAACTTCCCAATTTGGGGCATGTTAGAAAAATTCGCGGCGAACTTTTTGGCGGGCATGCCGTGTATTGTTAAGCCGGCAACATCTACTTCCTATTTGACGCAAGCTTGTGTGCGCTTGATGCAGGAATCTGGACTGTTACCAGAAGGCAGTTTGCAGTTAATCATTGGTCGTACTGGCGACTTATTAGATCGCTTGGATGGTCAAGATGTGGTGACCTTCACAGGCTCTGCAAGCACCGCAGCCAAATTAAAAGTCACGCCTAATATCATCAATAATTCCATTCCTTTTAATGCCGAAGCTGATTCGTTGAACTGCGCCATCTTAGCGCCGGACGTATCTGTAGATAGCCCTGAGTTTGATCTTTTCATCAAAGAAGTCGCACGGGAAATGACGGTGAAAGCGGGGCAAAAATGTACCGCTATACGTCGTGTATTGATCCCCGAAAATCAAGTGCAGGCGGTTTCTGAACGCCTAACCGCACGTCTTGCAAAAGTGTCTATTGGCGATCCGCATTTAGACACAGTACGCATGGGGGCATTGGCTTCTTTTGAGCAAAAAGAAGACGTTTTGGCACAGCTTGAGCAGTTATTAAAAAGCAGTCAGGTTGTTTATGGGCATCAAGAAGGTTTTGAGCTTTTAGGAAAAGGCTCAGAAAAAGGCGCTTTTGTGCAACCTACCTTGTTGCTTAGCAATGATCCAGATGCCGAAGGTGGCGCGCACGACATAGAAGCGTTCGGTCCAATCAGTACCTTAATGCCTTATAAAAATATCGACCACGCGATTGCGCTTGCTGCTCGCGGTAAGGGTTCTTTGGTAACAACGTTAGTGACTCAAGACCCTGAGATTGCGAGAAAAGTAGTACCCGCTTTAGCGGCATGGCATGGCCGAGTGCATATTTTGAATGAAGCCTCCTCTAAAGAATCCACCGGTCACGGCTCTCCGTTACCAATGCTAAAACATGGCGGCCCAGGTCGCGCTGGTGGCGGTGAAGAGTTGGGTGGGATACGTGGCGTAAAACACTATATGCAACGTGCTGCTATTCAGGGTTCCCCCACCATGCTATCAGCGGTCACCGGAGAATATGTTCGTGGTGGTGAAACGTATGAAAGTGATGTTCATCCTTTCCGTCGATACTTCGAAGATCTTCGAATTGGTGAGTCTTTGCTGACTCATCGACGCACTGTTACGGAAACCGACATAGTAAACTTTGGTTGTTTGTCTGGCGATCATTTTTACATGCATTTTGACGACATTGCCGCGCGTGATTCTCAGTTTGAGCAGCGTATCGCCCACGGTTACTTTGTATTGTCTGCGGCGGCAGGGCTATTTGTTTCGCCGGGTGAAGGCCCTGTGTTGGCCAATTACGGCTTGGATACCTTGCGATTCATTACGCCTGTGCCAATAGGAGACACCATTCGTGCTCGCTTAACGTGCAAACGTAAAATTGATCAAGGCAAATTAAGCCCAAAAGGCGAACCTCAAGGTGTGGTGGTGTGGGACGTTCAAGTCACGAATCAACATGATGAACTGGTTGCCAGTTACGACATTTTAACCTTGGTTAAAAAACAATTGGATTGA
- a CDS encoding TRAP transporter small permease, producing MSMKNWMDKHYPEPNIYRWIGLGLEVISATVLFLLMVLTSLDVAGRYLFNNSVNGAFELTQMGLAIIVFAQMPLITWRGSHVVVDLLDHILGNRIVKVLGIFSVFIVSSSFYFLALRIYELAERSLRREEVTEYLQIPTGYLTEYIAIMSWVTAACMLTYGAYRVLKGNNETQQFGE from the coding sequence ATGTCGATGAAAAACTGGATGGATAAGCATTATCCAGAACCCAATATATACCGCTGGATTGGGTTGGGTTTAGAAGTGATTTCTGCAACGGTTTTGTTTTTATTAATGGTACTGACCTCTTTGGATGTGGCGGGTCGCTATCTTTTTAATAATTCGGTGAATGGTGCCTTTGAGCTTACTCAAATGGGGCTAGCCATCATTGTTTTTGCTCAAATGCCATTAATTACATGGCGTGGCAGTCACGTCGTCGTGGATTTATTGGATCATATTTTAGGCAATCGCATCGTTAAGGTTCTTGGGATCTTTTCGGTCTTTATTGTTTCTTCTTCGTTTTACTTCTTAGCACTTCGCATTTATGAATTAGCAGAGCGCTCGCTGCGTCGTGAAGAAGTAACGGAATATCTACAGATACCAACCGGATATTTGACAGAGTACATCGCCATTATGAGCTGGGTAACAGCGGCGTGCATGCTCACTTATGGTGCGTATCGCGTGCTGAAAGGCAATAACGAAACACAGCAGTTTGGAGAGTAG
- a CDS encoding TRAP transporter large permease has translation MSVVLIGFAVLLILILVIRMPIAFAMGVVGFFGFAILQGLSFDNVLSFRWTASLTLASSRVIETVQDYNLSVIPLFILMGNFVTRSGLSQELYNASYAFLGHRKGGLAMSTVLACGGFSAICGSSLATSATMAKVAMPPMRKFGYADSLATASIAAGGTLGILIPPSVILVIYGLLTQSSIRELFAAGFIPGVLGIFLYMCAVRYVVWRNPDAGPAGERMSVKERIIALKNIWGVLVLFTIVMGGIYLGVFTPTEAAGIGASGALIIGLARRSLSFGEIFETLVDTTRTSAMLFCVVIGAFIFSDFITRAGLPDALLSFVTSLELSPMLVIMVILMIYIVLGMVFESLSMLLLTVPVFYPLVSSLGFDLVWFGIVVVVVTEISLITPPVGMNVFVLSAVLKDVKAGTIFKGVTPFWCVDIIRLLIIVFIVPVSMFLPNFLYD, from the coding sequence ATGTCAGTTGTATTAATAGGCTTTGCCGTTCTTTTGATTTTGATTCTGGTGATTCGTATGCCTATTGCTTTTGCGATGGGGGTTGTGGGTTTTTTCGGCTTTGCTATTTTGCAGGGATTAAGTTTTGACAATGTGCTCTCTTTTCGTTGGACTGCCTCGTTAACTCTGGCGTCCAGTCGGGTCATAGAAACCGTACAAGACTACAATTTGTCGGTGATTCCTTTGTTTATTTTAATGGGGAATTTCGTTACCCGTTCAGGTTTGTCACAGGAGTTGTATAACGCCTCTTATGCTTTTTTAGGTCATAGAAAGGGCGGGTTGGCCATGTCGACGGTGTTGGCTTGCGGTGGTTTTTCCGCTATTTGTGGCTCCAGTTTAGCAACGTCTGCCACCATGGCAAAAGTGGCCATGCCACCCATGCGTAAGTTTGGTTACGCTGACAGTCTGGCAACGGCCTCTATTGCCGCGGGTGGCACCCTCGGCATATTAATTCCTCCCAGCGTTATTCTTGTTATTTATGGCTTGCTAACACAGTCCAGTATTCGTGAATTGTTTGCGGCTGGGTTTATTCCCGGCGTGTTGGGCATTTTTCTGTATATGTGCGCTGTTCGTTACGTTGTTTGGCGAAACCCTGATGCCGGTCCAGCCGGAGAGCGCATGAGTGTTAAAGAACGGATCATTGCGCTAAAAAACATTTGGGGTGTTTTAGTGCTCTTTACTATTGTGATGGGCGGTATCTACTTGGGCGTATTTACGCCGACTGAAGCGGCTGGAATAGGCGCTAGTGGGGCATTAATCATTGGCTTGGCGCGACGCAGTTTGAGCTTTGGAGAAATATTTGAAACGTTAGTGGACACCACAAGAACGTCGGCCATGCTGTTTTGTGTCGTCATTGGGGCGTTTATCTTTTCAGACTTTATTACTCGAGCGGGCCTACCGGATGCCTTATTAAGCTTTGTCACCTCATTAGAGCTGAGTCCTATGTTGGTGATTATGGTTATCTTGATGATTTACATCGTTCTTGGAATGGTGTTTGAAAGTCTTTCCATGCTGTTACTGACCGTCCCCGTTTTTTATCCTCTGGTATCCAGCTTAGGTTTTGATCTTGTTTGGTTTGGCATTGTTGTCGTTGTGGTGACGGAGATAAGTTTAATTACACCGCCGGTGGGGATGAATGTCTTTGTATTAAGCGCGGTTTTAAAAGATGTCAAAGCAGGCACGATTTTTAAAGGGGTTACGCCATTCTGGTGCGTGGATATTATTCGCCTTTTGATCATCGTTTTCATCGTACCAGTGTCTATGTTCTTACCTAATTTTTTATACGACTGA